In Cloacibacterium caeni, a single window of DNA contains:
- a CDS encoding Crp/Fnr family transcriptional regulator — MSKTTEFSATPELLKQLYEYSIIKNYEAGDVILDENARIRSIPIVTKGSIKVMRTEEDGREILLYYIKAGESCVMSFLGGLHGETSKVKAEVEEDAEILFLPTEKVAQLIKTHPEWLDYIFKLYHKRFEELLEMVNEVTFKKVDDRLLSLLQKKSELTDSKIIHSTHEQLANELGTARVVVSRLLKSLEEDGKLKLGRNKIELLS; from the coding sequence ATGTCAAAAACTACAGAATTTAGCGCAACACCAGAACTTCTTAAACAGTTATACGAATACAGCATTATAAAAAATTACGAAGCTGGCGATGTTATTTTAGACGAAAACGCAAGAATTCGTTCTATTCCTATCGTTACCAAAGGAAGCATAAAAGTAATGCGTACCGAAGAAGATGGTAGAGAAATTTTACTTTATTATATAAAAGCTGGCGAAAGTTGCGTAATGTCTTTCCTTGGTGGTTTACACGGAGAAACCTCTAAAGTAAAAGCCGAAGTAGAAGAAGATGCAGAAATATTATTTTTGCCTACGGAAAAAGTAGCGCAACTCATCAAAACGCATCCAGAATGGTTGGATTATATTTTCAAATTATACCATAAACGCTTTGAAGAATTGCTAGAAATGGTAAATGAAGTAACTTTCAAAAAAGTAGATGATAGATTGCTCTCTTTGCTTCAAAAAAAATCAGAACTTACCGATTCTAAAATTATTCATAGCACACACGAACAATTGGCCAATGAATTAGGAACTGCCAGAGTAGTGGTTTCCAGACTACTAAAATCGCTGGAAGAAGATGGCAAACTAAAATTAGGAAGAAATAAAATTGAACTTT
- a CDS encoding TonB-dependent receptor domain-containing protein, whose product MNIKLYSIAAIFFATTHSLFAQQVQDSTYRNIEVVKITKVLPKSQNKQNLETKQSDLLNHDAGKFLNSIPEINGIKKAGNYATDPVLRGFKYEQLNIVIDGAAHAVNACPSRMDPAVSQVNMNMVQEAEIYKGPYHFRYGNSFGGTINFVTLAPEFTENLKLGGRISSGYESNGNVFRNELFSQLSHQKIVWDLFGSYQKGDRYKDGNGDEVRSAFLRYNMGTKGNFKWNDQNVTTLQINTNQGRDVEFAALNMDLIYDKTWMFQLKHLAEFNQKYLKHIDFNSYYSFVDHSMGTPDRKMVSDVQSTTYGARLESKFAFGKNIFYTGLDYKHEGAENIRMIMPAMMPMRDGTSWQDSSIDQIGWFNEYQINFKNSKLVASLRLDYNKGDAKALSNLFKTLYGDGKAENFNHSLSLGYNKNLCNHNQLGIWLGRAQRSGSLTERYINRFAVGIDAYELVGNPDLKPETNNQIDLIFTHKKDNIFFQADVFYSYLENYISGVIVPIKPYSMTAPGTRQIQNIEKAFKTGVETRFNWQFSPKFRTELAAAYTYAEDMNTNNPLPEIAPLDFRWNVLADFSPVSLGLHYRYSAKQSRINPTFGEFTTPEFSVFDFTSKYNVFKNATLSFEVLNIFDRAYAEHLNRTLSTNKKQRILAVGRSFNVGFSYNF is encoded by the coding sequence ATGAATATTAAACTTTATAGCATTGCTGCAATATTTTTTGCAACAACACATTCTTTATTCGCTCAACAAGTACAAGACAGCACGTACCGAAATATAGAAGTCGTAAAAATTACCAAAGTTTTACCTAAATCTCAAAACAAACAAAACTTAGAAACCAAACAATCTGATTTACTGAATCACGATGCAGGAAAATTCCTGAATTCTATTCCAGAAATTAACGGAATTAAAAAAGCTGGAAATTATGCTACTGATCCAGTTTTGAGAGGTTTCAAATATGAGCAGTTGAATATTGTTATTGACGGAGCAGCTCATGCCGTAAATGCGTGTCCAAGTAGAATGGACCCTGCAGTTTCTCAAGTCAATATGAACATGGTTCAAGAAGCTGAAATTTACAAAGGACCTTATCATTTCCGTTATGGAAATTCTTTCGGAGGAACTATTAATTTCGTAACACTTGCTCCTGAATTTACAGAAAATTTAAAATTAGGTGGTAGAATTTCTTCTGGCTACGAAAGCAACGGAAACGTTTTTAGAAATGAATTGTTTTCTCAACTTTCACACCAAAAAATTGTTTGGGATTTATTCGGTTCTTATCAAAAAGGAGACCGCTACAAAGATGGAAACGGTGACGAAGTGCGTTCTGCTTTTCTAAGATACAACATGGGAACTAAAGGAAATTTCAAATGGAATGACCAAAATGTAACCACATTACAAATCAACACCAATCAAGGAAGAGATGTAGAATTTGCTGCACTTAACATGGATTTAATTTATGATAAAACATGGATGTTCCAGTTAAAACATTTGGCAGAATTCAACCAAAAATATTTAAAACACATAGATTTTAATTCTTACTACTCTTTCGTAGACCATTCTATGGGAACTCCTGATAGAAAAATGGTTTCTGATGTACAATCTACCACTTATGGAGCACGATTAGAATCTAAATTCGCTTTTGGAAAAAATATTTTCTACACTGGCTTAGATTACAAACATGAAGGCGCAGAAAACATCAGAATGATTATGCCTGCAATGATGCCAATGAGAGACGGAACTTCTTGGCAAGATTCTTCTATTGACCAAATCGGCTGGTTTAATGAATATCAAATCAATTTTAAAAATTCAAAATTAGTAGCTTCTCTTCGTTTAGATTACAATAAAGGTGATGCGAAAGCACTTTCTAATCTATTCAAAACACTTTACGGAGACGGAAAAGCAGAAAATTTTAATCACAGCTTAAGTTTAGGATATAATAAAAATCTGTGCAACCATAATCAGTTAGGAATTTGGCTAGGAAGAGCACAACGCAGTGGAAGTTTAACCGAAAGATATATCAATAGATTTGCTGTAGGAATAGACGCTTACGAATTAGTAGGAAATCCTGATTTAAAACCAGAAACTAACAACCAAATCGACCTTATTTTTACCCATAAAAAAGATAATATTTTCTTCCAAGCAGATGTTTTCTATTCTTATTTAGAAAATTATATTTCTGGAGTGATTGTTCCCATCAAACCTTATTCTATGACGGCACCAGGAACCAGACAAATTCAAAATATAGAAAAAGCCTTCAAAACAGGAGTCGAAACCAGATTTAATTGGCAATTTTCACCAAAATTCCGCACAGAATTGGCAGCAGCTTATACCTATGCAGAAGACATGAACACCAATAATCCTTTACCAGAAATCGCTCCGCTAGATTTCCGTTGGAATGTGTTAGCAGATTTTTCGCCAGTAAGTTTGGGACTTCATTACAGATATTCAGCAAAACAAAGCAGAATCAATCCAACTTTTGGTGAATTTACTACTCCAGAATTTTCTGTGTTTGATTTCACCTCAAAATACAATGTTTTCAAAAATGCTACTTTAAGTTTTGAAGTTTTAAACATTTTTGACCGTGCTTATGCAGAACATTTAAACAGAACACTTTCTACCAATAAAAAACAAAGAATTTTAGCCGTTGGTAGAAGCTTTAACGTTGGTTTTAGCTATAATTTTTAA
- a CDS encoding helicase HerA-like domain-containing protein → MANKSKFIEELNARYQPKGEYIVLGKGMLDGEVITEVDVTVPLKTVNRHGLIAGATGTGKTKTLQVFVEQLSHKGIPTLVMDIKGDLSGIAVEGEQNDKINERYAKTQLPYQPQSFPVELMTISAEKGLKLRATVTEFGPVLLSKILGLNETQSSIMSIVFKYADDKALPLIDLDDLKKVLQYVTDNAEGKKELADNYGSISPASLGAILRSIVAMEQQGATNFFGEPSFDVEDLLQTRGGKGVVNVLRVADIQNQPQLFSTFMLSLFAEIYMTFPEEGDSGKPKLVLFIDEAHLIFNEASKALLSQIETMVKLIRSKGVGIYFITQIPGDVPENVLSQLGLKIQHALRGFTAKDRKEIDKAVENYPITEYYDAANLIQNLGIGEAFVTALDEKGIPTPLVHTYLISPESRMDVLTSEEIDDLVNSSDLVKKYKNEVDKESAYEILAKRMEQAAEVEKEVAQEKSTARQPKEEPGMFEQVMKSRAGRTFTTTLAREGAKFVLGMFGLKMRR, encoded by the coding sequence ATGGCTAACAAATCAAAATTTATAGAAGAACTTAACGCAAGATATCAACCAAAAGGAGAATATATCGTTCTAGGAAAGGGAATGTTAGACGGAGAAGTAATTACTGAAGTAGATGTTACCGTTCCTCTAAAAACAGTCAATAGACATGGTCTGATTGCGGGAGCAACAGGTACAGGAAAGACCAAAACGCTACAAGTTTTTGTAGAACAGCTTTCGCATAAAGGCATTCCAACTTTAGTGATGGATATTAAGGGTGACCTTTCTGGAATTGCTGTAGAAGGCGAACAAAATGATAAAATCAACGAAAGATATGCAAAAACGCAATTGCCATATCAGCCGCAATCTTTTCCAGTAGAACTCATGACTATTTCTGCGGAAAAAGGCTTGAAACTGAGAGCTACCGTTACAGAATTTGGTCCGGTTTTACTTTCTAAAATTTTAGGCTTAAATGAAACGCAGTCAAGTATTATGTCTATCGTTTTCAAATATGCAGATGACAAAGCGTTGCCGCTCATTGATTTAGATGATTTGAAAAAAGTTTTGCAATATGTAACTGATAACGCAGAAGGTAAAAAAGAATTAGCAGACAATTATGGTTCTATATCACCAGCTTCTTTAGGTGCAATTCTTCGTTCGATTGTAGCGATGGAACAACAAGGGGCAACGAATTTTTTCGGTGAACCAAGTTTTGATGTAGAAGATTTATTGCAAACCAGAGGCGGAAAAGGCGTGGTAAACGTTTTGAGAGTTGCAGATATTCAGAATCAGCCGCAATTGTTTTCTACGTTTATGCTTTCTCTTTTTGCAGAAATTTACATGACTTTTCCAGAAGAAGGAGACAGCGGAAAACCAAAATTAGTTCTTTTTATAGACGAAGCGCATTTGATTTTCAATGAAGCGAGTAAAGCTTTGCTTTCGCAGATAGAAACAATGGTGAAACTCATTCGTTCCAAAGGAGTGGGAATTTATTTTATCACTCAAATTCCAGGAGATGTTCCAGAAAATGTACTTTCTCAGTTAGGGCTTAAAATTCAGCACGCTTTGCGTGGTTTCACAGCAAAAGACAGAAAAGAAATTGATAAAGCGGTAGAAAATTATCCTATTACCGAATATTATGACGCGGCCAATTTGATTCAGAATTTAGGAATTGGTGAAGCTTTCGTAACAGCGCTTGATGAAAAAGGAATTCCAACACCGTTGGTTCATACTTATTTGATTTCTCCAGAATCTAGAATGGATGTTTTGACTTCTGAAGAGATAGACGATTTGGTTAATTCTTCTGATTTGGTTAAAAAATATAAAAATGAGGTAGACAAAGAATCTGCCTACGAAATTTTAGCCAAACGCATGGAACAAGCTGCGGAAGTAGAAAAAGAAGTAGCACAAGAAAAATCTACGGCAAGACAACCCAAAGAAGAACCAGGAATGTTCGAGCAAGTCATGAAATCTAGAGCTGGAAGAACATTCACCACAACTTTAGCCAGAGAAGGCGCCAAATTTGTCCTCGGAATGTTTGGATTGAAGATGAGAAGGTAA
- a CDS encoding 3'-5' exonuclease — protein sequence MYTIIDIEGNGAPYRKESIIEIAIFRYDGHVITDQFISLVNPESEISPFVQKLTGITQKMVKTAPKFHEIAKRIVEITEGTILVGHNIDFDYRMLRQSFKRLGFDFKINTLDTIPLAKKLIPHEKSYSLGKLCKSIGIPLVDEHRASGDARATLELFKLLKTKDNSHEIIQQHHEESNAKSYINKIKELTQDLPSEKGFVYFQNASGAILFEDYVDDIFRVSKKLFNSKSVKWQGIQEEVAQINYELTGTDTIARLILLNQNKSKKQFLPYGLFYIDGKFKVEKNSLHTEKPLLKFKNFSQGSKVKHYITENETLSDYKTLKELITLKGRNELWIGKGRNLGEKSFLIIEEGKLISFGYYELFHQIQSRKKLNKLQIEVKKVSPEIINDLKLSLLKNEYKIEKLPK from the coding sequence TTGTATACCATAATAGACATAGAAGGAAACGGAGCGCCTTATAGAAAAGAAAGCATTATAGAAATTGCGATTTTCAGATATGATGGCCACGTTATCACAGACCAATTTATTTCACTTGTTAATCCAGAAAGTGAAATATCTCCCTTTGTACAAAAACTGACAGGAATTACCCAAAAAATGGTAAAAACCGCCCCAAAATTTCATGAAATCGCCAAAAGAATCGTAGAAATTACAGAAGGAACCATTTTAGTAGGACACAATATAGATTTTGATTACAGAATGCTTCGTCAAAGTTTTAAAAGACTAGGTTTTGATTTTAAAATCAATACTTTAGACACGATTCCTTTGGCAAAAAAACTGATTCCTCATGAAAAAAGTTATTCTCTGGGGAAATTATGTAAATCTATCGGAATTCCTTTGGTAGATGAACACAGAGCTTCTGGTGATGCAAGAGCAACTTTGGAACTTTTTAAATTGTTAAAAACCAAAGACAACAGCCATGAAATTATTCAGCAGCATCACGAAGAAAGCAATGCAAAATCTTATATCAATAAAATAAAGGAACTTACTCAGGATTTACCTTCGGAGAAAGGGTTTGTGTATTTTCAAAATGCTTCTGGAGCCATTCTTTTTGAAGATTATGTAGATGATATTTTTAGAGTTTCTAAAAAATTATTCAATTCTAAATCTGTTAAATGGCAAGGCATTCAGGAAGAAGTTGCCCAAATTAATTATGAACTTACGGGAACAGATACGATTGCGAGATTGATTTTGTTGAATCAAAATAAATCGAAGAAGCAGTTTTTACCTTATGGTTTGTTCTACATTGATGGAAAATTTAAGGTTGAAAAAAATTCTCTTCACACTGAAAAACCTTTGTTGAAATTCAAAAATTTTTCTCAAGGCAGCAAAGTGAAGCATTATATCACCGAAAATGAAACGCTTAGCGATTATAAAACACTGAAAGAGCTCATTACGCTGAAAGGTAGAAATGAACTATGGATTGGAAAAGGAAGAAATCTCGGCGAGAAATCATTTCTCATCATAGAAGAAGGAAAATTGATTTCATTTGGGTATTATGAATTGTTCCATCAGATTCAATCTAGGAAGAAATTAAATAAATTGCAGATAGAAGTGAAGAAAGTTTCGCCAGAAATCATCAATGATTTAAAACTATCTTTACTGAAAAACGAGTATAAAATAGAAAAATTACCTAAATAA
- the lysA gene encoding diaminopimelate decarboxylase: MTNQDLLQIAEEFGTPVYVYDADSIKSQYEKLTTSFVESTKFFYACKSLTNINILKYVEKLGANLDCVSINEVKLGLKAGFSAERILFTPNCVDLAEIEEAMALNVHINIDNISILEQFGTKYGDSYPVFLRINPHIFAGGNYKISTGHIDSKFGISIHQMRHIERVMKSTNLNIEGLHMHTGSEIKDPEVFLQGLEIMFELSESFPNLKYIDMGSGFKVPYQKGELETDVKALGKKVEKAVAQFKKETGKDFELWFEPGKYLVSKSGHFLVKSNVIKQTTATVFVGVNSGFNHLIRPMFYDSYHVIENLTNPKGTERIYTVVGNICETDTFAWDRKLHEVREGDILVFRNAGAYGFEMSSNFNSRLKPAEVLFLDGKAHLIRKREEFDDLLKNQIEVL, from the coding sequence ATGACAAATCAAGATTTGCTTCAGATTGCAGAAGAATTCGGAACGCCGGTTTATGTTTATGACGCCGATTCTATAAAATCTCAGTATGAGAAACTCACCACTTCTTTTGTAGAGAGCACTAAGTTTTTCTACGCTTGTAAATCACTCACCAATATCAACATCCTAAAATATGTAGAAAAATTAGGAGCTAATCTTGATTGTGTTTCTATAAACGAAGTAAAATTAGGTTTAAAAGCTGGTTTTTCGGCTGAGAGAATTTTATTTACGCCCAATTGTGTAGACCTTGCCGAAATAGAAGAAGCAATGGCTCTAAACGTTCATATTAATATTGATAACATCTCTATTTTAGAGCAATTCGGGACTAAATATGGCGATTCTTACCCAGTTTTTCTAAGAATTAATCCACATATTTTTGCAGGAGGAAATTACAAAATTTCTACAGGACACATTGATTCTAAATTTGGAATTTCTATTCACCAAATGCGTCACATAGAACGCGTGATGAAATCTACTAATCTCAATATTGAAGGTTTGCACATGCATACTGGTAGCGAGATTAAAGACCCAGAAGTTTTCTTGCAAGGTTTAGAAATTATGTTTGAACTTTCAGAAAGTTTTCCAAATCTTAAATATATTGATATGGGAAGCGGTTTCAAAGTTCCTTACCAAAAAGGCGAGTTAGAAACTGATGTGAAAGCTTTGGGTAAAAAAGTAGAAAAAGCAGTCGCTCAGTTCAAAAAAGAAACAGGAAAAGATTTTGAATTGTGGTTTGAGCCAGGGAAATATTTGGTTTCTAAATCTGGACATTTTTTGGTAAAATCTAACGTGATTAAACAAACTACTGCTACCGTTTTTGTAGGCGTAAATTCTGGATTTAACCATTTAATCAGACCGATGTTCTATGATTCATATCACGTCATCGAAAATCTAACCAATCCGAAAGGAACTGAAAGAATTTATACCGTAGTTGGAAATATCTGTGAAACCGATACTTTTGCTTGGGACAGAAAATTACATGAAGTAAGAGAAGGAGATATTTTAGTGTTCAGAAATGCAGGAGCTTATGGTTTTGAGATGAGTTCAAATTTCAATTCTAGATTGAAACCAGCTGAAGTTTTATTCTTAGATGGAAAAGCACATCTCATCAGAAAAAGAGAAGAATTCGATGATTTATTGAAAAATCAAATTGAAGTTTTATAA
- the miaB gene encoding tRNA (N6-isopentenyl adenosine(37)-C2)-methylthiotransferase MiaB produces MQEKYIDETKQGEAFAIAEKPENSKKLFLESYGCQMNFSDSEIVASILNEQGYNTTMKVEEADLILLNTCSIRERAEQTVRMRLSQFKNLKKERPNLTVGVLGCMAERLKTKFLEEEQLVDLVVGPDAYRDLPNLLKETEDGRDAINVILSKEETYADINPVRLGGNGVTAFVTITRGCDNMCTFCVVPFTRGRERSRDPHSIIKECKALAENGYKEITLLGQNVDSYLWYGGGPKKDFDKASEMQKATAVNFAQLLEMVAKAVPAMRIRFSTSNPHEMTEEVFRVIAKYDNVCKYIHLPVQSGSDRILQKMNRQHTRQEYLDLIKKAKEIVPDIAFSQDMIAGFCGETEEDHQLTLDLMRQVEYDYGYMFAYSERPGTPAHKKMEDDVPADVKQRRLAEIIALQGELSRKRMKSYVGKTYEVLIEGESKKDKNQWKGRTSQNAVVVFDKVEGQNIGDFVTVFVHDSTQGTLLGKTV; encoded by the coding sequence GTGCAAGAAAAATATATAGACGAAACTAAACAAGGCGAAGCTTTTGCTATTGCAGAAAAACCAGAAAATTCTAAAAAATTGTTTTTAGAAAGTTACGGTTGTCAAATGAACTTCTCAGACTCCGAAATCGTAGCCTCTATTCTTAACGAACAAGGTTATAATACCACCATGAAAGTAGAAGAAGCAGATTTAATTTTGCTGAATACTTGCTCTATCAGAGAAAGAGCAGAACAAACGGTGAGAATGCGACTTTCACAATTCAAAAATTTGAAAAAAGAAAGGCCTAACCTTACTGTTGGTGTTCTTGGTTGTATGGCTGAACGTCTTAAAACTAAATTTTTAGAAGAAGAACAATTGGTAGACTTAGTAGTTGGTCCAGATGCGTATAGAGATTTGCCAAATCTTTTGAAGGAAACAGAAGACGGAAGAGACGCCATCAATGTTATTTTGTCTAAAGAAGAAACGTACGCAGATATTAATCCTGTTCGTTTAGGTGGAAACGGTGTTACAGCATTCGTAACCATTACCAGAGGTTGTGATAATATGTGTACTTTTTGCGTAGTTCCTTTTACCAGAGGTAGAGAAAGAAGCCGTGATCCGCATTCTATCATTAAAGAATGCAAGGCATTAGCGGAAAATGGCTACAAAGAAATTACGCTTCTTGGGCAAAACGTAGATTCATATCTTTGGTATGGAGGTGGTCCTAAAAAAGATTTTGATAAAGCTTCGGAAATGCAAAAAGCTACGGCTGTAAATTTTGCTCAATTGTTAGAAATGGTAGCAAAAGCAGTTCCTGCGATGAGAATCAGATTTTCTACTTCTAATCCGCACGAAATGACAGAAGAAGTTTTCCGAGTGATTGCTAAATACGATAACGTTTGTAAATATATTCACCTTCCTGTACAAAGTGGAAGTGATAGAATTTTGCAGAAAATGAATCGTCAACATACACGTCAGGAATATTTAGATTTGATTAAAAAAGCAAAGGAAATAGTTCCAGACATTGCTTTTTCTCAAGATATGATTGCTGGTTTCTGTGGCGAAACCGAAGAAGATCACCAATTAACTCTTGATTTAATGAGACAAGTAGAATACGATTACGGTTATATGTTTGCGTATTCTGAAAGACCAGGAACTCCAGCTCACAAAAAAATGGAAGATGATGTTCCTGCTGATGTTAAACAAAGAAGATTAGCAGAAATCATTGCATTACAAGGAGAATTATCCAGAAAAAGAATGAAATCTTACGTTGGCAAAACCTACGAAGTTCTAATAGAAGGAGAGTCTAAAAAAGATAAAAATCAATGGAAAGGAAGAACTTCTCAGAATGCAGTAGTGGTTTTTGACAAAGTAGAAGGACAGAATATTGGTGACTTTGTGACTGTTTTTGTTCATGACAGCACTCAAGGCACACTTTTGGGGAAAACTGTTTAA
- a CDS encoding S41 family peptidase yields the protein MKRITIFIFLFFSISFVFGQMNPEKWKEDINFLRENLSKKHCNLFFKRDKVLFDRDLDNLVSQTSNLSDLEIALKLQQIIAKQGDTHTNISWGKYLNNDKTLPLRYFYFEDGIHVTLTNQENKELLGKKILKINGFDVKQVTDSISSLFVNENKAIYKSKSLTGLHSTQLLRFFGFAKNDSIKITFQNSNLLTEKTLLPEEIKDDDKIKINPQNITFIRENKKKIFEKKYFEKEKILYVLYNSCVSKEEPSIYKGKPEETTLPSFLEFQNEVKKMLNDNPVEKLIFDMRLNSGGSYKQGDNFIREVVINSKIDKKGKLFVLIGRDTFSAAILNSRFFQENTKAIFVGEETMGKPNHYGFLNYFSLNNSKIEVSYSTEIVLTTKKKNQETMKPDYNVEETFEDYKNGIDPVFEFVKNYK from the coding sequence ATGAAACGAATAACCATTTTCATCTTTTTATTTTTTTCAATTTCATTTGTTTTTGGGCAAATGAATCCTGAAAAATGGAAAGAAGATATCAATTTTTTGAGAGAAAATTTGTCAAAAAAACATTGCAACTTATTTTTTAAAAGAGATAAAGTGTTGTTTGACAGAGATTTAGACAACCTTGTTTCACAGACAAGTAATCTTTCTGATTTAGAAATTGCATTAAAATTACAACAAATCATTGCAAAACAAGGAGATACTCATACAAACATTTCTTGGGGTAAATATTTAAATAATGATAAAACATTACCATTAAGATATTTTTATTTTGAAGATGGAATCCATGTTACCTTAACAAACCAAGAAAATAAAGAATTACTTGGGAAAAAGATTTTAAAAATTAATGGATTTGATGTGAAGCAAGTTACAGACAGTATTTCCAGTCTCTTTGTCAATGAAAACAAGGCTATATATAAATCAAAGTCTTTAACGGGATTGCACTCTACACAATTGTTAAGGTTTTTCGGCTTTGCAAAAAATGATTCTATTAAAATTACTTTTCAAAATAGTAATTTGTTAACAGAAAAGACTTTACTTCCAGAAGAGATTAAAGATGATGATAAGATTAAAATAAACCCTCAAAATATTACTTTTATACGTGAAAATAAAAAGAAAATTTTTGAAAAAAAATATTTTGAAAAAGAAAAAATCCTTTATGTTCTTTATAATTCTTGTGTAAGCAAAGAGGAACCTAGTATTTATAAAGGAAAGCCTGAAGAAACAACACTTCCTTCTTTTCTAGAATTTCAAAATGAGGTAAAAAAAATGCTTAATGATAATCCTGTTGAAAAACTAATATTTGATATGCGTTTAAATTCAGGAGGAAGCTATAAGCAGGGAGATAATTTCATTAGAGAAGTTGTTATAAATTCTAAAATCGATAAAAAAGGAAAACTTTTTGTCTTAATTGGTAGAGATACATTTTCTGCTGCGATACTAAATTCAAGGTTTTTTCAAGAAAACACAAAAGCAATTTTTGTTGGCGAGGAAACTATGGGCAAACCTAATCATTACGGATTTTTAAACTATTTTAGCTTGAATAATTCTAAAATTGAAGTTTCGTATTCTACAGAAATTGTTTTAACTACTAAAAAAAAGAATCAAGAAACAATGAAACCGGATTATAACGTTGAAGAAACTTTTGAAGATTATAAGAATGGTATTGATCCTGTTTTTGAGTTTGTGAAAAACTACAAATAA
- a CDS encoding tetratricopeptide repeat protein has product MEKSLKSYLNFFGLFIFGLSLSQVNCEALQDENCKKSCEISNKAEKFQWNEYAQSLFDEAIKLCPNNDYAYREKAVPFLKSGDFITWKKLIDKAVEINPNQNLGYRAWCRFQFLRDYQGAIIDLEKLKEYRPTDLGSSQNGDYHLEIVKAICYSAIHQKEKAIELFENQLSNKNHSTGFYDYYQLGVAYFELKNYDKALENFEKQSKIYDFAENIFYKAKVSKIRNKDYLDLKNLALKTYDEGKLMKDVYTHHFNKVYKKQMQDL; this is encoded by the coding sequence ATGGAAAAGTCACTGAAATCTTACCTTAATTTTTTTGGGTTATTTATTTTTGGATTGTCTCTTTCACAAGTAAATTGTGAGGCATTACAAGACGAAAATTGCAAAAAATCCTGTGAAATTTCTAACAAAGCAGAGAAATTTCAATGGAACGAGTATGCACAATCTTTGTTTGATGAAGCCATAAAACTTTGTCCTAATAATGATTATGCTTACAGAGAAAAAGCAGTTCCTTTTTTAAAATCTGGCGATTTCATCACTTGGAAAAAACTGATAGACAAAGCGGTAGAAATTAATCCTAATCAAAATTTGGGTTACAGAGCTTGGTGCAGATTTCAGTTTCTGAGAGATTATCAAGGTGCAATTATTGATTTAGAAAAACTAAAAGAATACCGCCCTACAGATTTAGGCAGCTCTCAAAATGGCGACTATCATTTAGAAATTGTAAAAGCAATTTGCTACAGTGCTATTCATCAAAAAGAAAAAGCCATTGAACTGTTTGAAAATCAATTGTCAAATAAAAATCACAGCACTGGTTTTTATGATTATTACCAATTAGGTGTTGCCTATTTTGAATTAAAAAATTACGATAAAGCTTTAGAAAACTTCGAAAAACAAAGCAAAATTTACGACTTTGCTGAAAATATTTTTTATAAAGCAAAAGTTTCAAAAATTAGGAATAAAGATTATTTAGATTTGAAAAATTTAGCCTTAAAAACGTATGATGAAGGCAAATTGATGAAAGATGTTTACACGCATCACTTTAACAAAGTTTATAAAAAACAAATGCAAGATTTATAG